DNA sequence from the Falco peregrinus isolate bFalPer1 chromosome 16, bFalPer1.pri, whole genome shotgun sequence genome:
CTGCCCCGTTGGGCTGttgggggtgctgggagccCCGCAAGTGTTTGCAGCTGACCGAGGATGACTGCTGTAGGTAAACGAACATGGTTGGGAAAAGCTCTGTCCAgtcaacaaaaacattttccatcacagctcatgcagcagcagagagggtAGACAGGTTTTGcacagagaaagggagggaaagctgGTGTTTTCCAAGAAGCTTTTTATTCAGGGTGgcattttctaaaagaaaaattatacacTTGCCTtgtgcaaaataaaatctttgaaGATGACTCTTTGCAGTTGATTACAAGATTTTGGTAAAATCTGTGATTATAAACAATTCCCAGTCCCAGCCACActcagggaggaagaggagctcCTGCCATCCCTGTTTCCAGGTGGAGCTTGTCAGCAGTTGCCTTCAGCCTCTGATACTTCTGCCACTAGTGGTTACCCTTCCAGTTTATGTGGTTGAGATCTATGTGGTGGCTCTAGGGTCCTGGTCTTGCTGAGTTACAGGTTAAATATCCTTGCCCTGGAAGGTTTACTTAATGTAgggatttcttttaaatgagtGCTCCCTCCAACAGAAGAAATTAGGAGTTGTAACTCGGGTGCTCACACTGGGAAATGCCTGCACCAGCTGGGTGGAGCAAGAGCACTTTGTGTCACCTGGCTCACGTTGGCAcccctctcctccagccccatgcagcagctggggaagacGAGCTCCATCACCCCATTCGCCCTTCCCTGAGGGTGCTTCAGCCTCTTTCTTGGCTGGGCTCAGGGCTATGAGCTCCTCATGCAGGACACAGCTTTGCCACATCCTTGTGTTTCATCCCAAACAGCCTGGCCAGGCAGAGGACCCTTGAGGATGAAGAAGAGCAGCAAAGAGAGCGCCGGCGAAGGCACCGGAGCCTGCTGTCCTCCACGTCGACAGATGAAGAACCTTCTAGCCCTAGGAAAGACACTAGTCCAGCTTCCAGCAGGTGTGTGTGGGTCCTGCTACTTTCAGTCTCACTCATGATGCCGATGGCTCGAGCTTGCTGCCTTGTTTCTCTCAACCCCGAGCCGAAGCCGCTGCAGTTGGTGGGGGTCTCTTCTGGGTGAGAGGGGCTGAgctgtgggcagagcaggggtcCCAGGCGCCTTTGGGCAGCAGAGTGGGCTTCACAGGAGGAGTGCAAGAAGAGGGGTATCTCTCTGGTGGGCTCAGTCACGCACTTCAACGTGTGTCCCATGGCACATGGTGTGCCATGTGAGGGTTGGTGCCAAGGGGGGCTTGGGTGGATGCTGGCCCTGCCCTAGTGGGACCGCTGAGCAGGTAAGATCAGGCACCCAGCCATGCAGAGCCTCAGGGAGCCcagctggggtggtggggcCAGGGTGGCCACAAGTGCTGGTCTGCAGGGATGACTCCAGGATGTTGGTGAGTTTTTTACACACACCTCCAAGCCCCTTAGGCTTTCACCTGGGTTAACTGCACCTGCAGCACAAAAGCCAGCCCACTGACCTGGGTTTTGCCTGGTTGGGGTGCTGAGGTTTGCCTCCTCAACAAAccagctgggtgctgaggtTTGCCCCCTATTTTGTCTCTGTCTGTAGACCTCCATCCCTGGTGAAGCCAGTGCCTCCAGAGGACAGGGAAGAGCGAAAGCTCTCGGAGGTGCTGAAGACACAAGAAGGGAGACGGACAAGGTCCACGATGgctgtttctgaaaagctgaggcaggagaaggagcagcaggagccaggggTGGGAGCAAGCCGCGTGGAGGCGAGGATGCAGCTGcgtgcagggcagcagagcatccaggctggagagcaggaTCAGGATGTGGCCAAGGGCAGAGGGGACCCACCGAGAGAACAGCACCCAGAGCCGGCCTCGGAGAGGAAGGTGGTGCTCAGGGGACGGCTCCAAGACAAAGAGAGACAAGGTGTGGAGACTCCTCGGGGGGAGCCAAGGAAAGAGGTGGgggagccacagcagcagccagagctggggggctgccggctccGTGAAGTGAAGATCCTGACCAGACAGGGAAGCCGCAGcatggaggagaaggcagcctTGGTGGTGACCTCATCTCTGGACCAGCAGGTGAGCAGGGATGGACAAGGCACCAGCCCTTGGGGTGTGAGGTCCTAGGTACTGAGAGGACAACAGAGAGATGGGGAACTCAAAAGTACCAGGAGGGAAATGAGACCTGTGGGCTTTGGGGGATGGTTTTACTGAGAGCTGCAAACCATGAGGTGGTGAACAGGGTCCCACCACCTCCTTTCCATCCCTTGGGTGTACTATTCTGATCACCTTCTCTGGCAAGCCCCTACTGATTGCCATCACAATTTCACTGAAGAGGTGTCTGGGTCTTTGCATATCCAAGGGAGACAGCCAAGGTCTGGACTCCTGCCTCCAAACTGGTTCCcaccctggctgctctgctccctgcactTCAGCCTTCTCTGTAGGGATGCATCAGATATCCGCTTTTTCCTCAGCAGCCATCCAGGAATCCCTCAAAGGAGGTAATACAGCCATCTCCCACCCGAGATGAACCTGCAGAAAAGTCAGATACTTCTCCAGCTCTTGTCACCTACAGCAGCTCCATCAGACGAACCAGCCCAAGAACTGTCTCCTTTCGAGTAAGAGCTAAAgcaaagggggaagaaagacCCCCTTTTAGGTGGTggagggtgggggaaggaagggttGCTTTGGTCTCCAGTTTATGTTGGCAGAGCCTGTTCCTGAAAGTGCATTCAAAATCTACCCTTGATCTTGGGGggcactgcagctctgcttctgtctttcctccactttccttctccttgtctgACCGAAGGCCGGTGATGATGAACATGCCCATGTTCATGCGCTTTGTGCTGGCATGGAAACTTGTGGAGAGTGTTGAGAAAACAGGGAGCTCATTGTCCTCAGATTTTCCAGAGTCACCAGAATGACCATCCGCCCTCTGGCATTTCCAGTCTTCTTTGAGAACACAGGACAACAATAAAATCCATCCTTCTTCTTGTCCCTTGTTACATCCCTGAGAATGCCTTGAATTCTAGCCTTCCAAAAAAGATATCTGGAATGAAGTGCTGTGAATCAGGGCTAACTGGCTGGGCTTCGTTGGCTTTCATGGTGCTTTATTTGGAATAAAATTGTTAACACTGCAAAGTGTCTTTAGTCTTCAGAGCTTTGAGATATGAAATAAGCTCTGGTGTGGGTGAAAACAGAGCTTGCTTGAAAATGGGAGATGGGTCTGAGACCATTTCTGCTGTGTTTACCTTTGATAACCAAAGATGTCTCCAGTATCTTCTCTCCTTGTGTCTTCCAGGTgatttcaagaaaacagaaagaagaaagccaaAGCCCTCTCACAAGGAGGTCAGCACCTCTCTTCATGTTACTTTGGTCTTGCTGGGCAGGAACTGTCCTCCTTTGTCTTCcaagggaggagaaggaggagaaggtgaTGGGACCTGGTACCAGCTAGTGAGTGCCCTGGTACAGGTCTGCTGAACATTGGTCCCCGGGGTGCCTGGCTAACTGGGCAGCGAGGCTTAGCAGAGGACAGGACAATGTCCAACATACAGCTTGCATCTGCACAGatccccccagccagcccttgcTTGGCTGATGTAGTTTCTCATCAGTGCCTGCGTCTGCACAGGAGTGGTTAAGTGTTAAGCAGTGCAGCACCATTACAGCGTCCCACCCTTGGAGATATCAAAACCCACTTACAGGTCCatgagcaacctggtctggcTTTGGTGGCCGGATCAAGTGATCTTCCACATCTTCATCACAAGGTTTGGACAGGTTGCTTAAAAGCTCTTGAGGAGCCAAGGGCTCAGGTCTGAACGCTGGGAGTTGATGGGATGCCCTCTCCCACCTCTGAGTGCAGGGCTTTACGGGCACCTGGGCTCACGCCTCTGCGTACTCTAGGCAAACTCATGCTGATATTGGTGAAGATGCGCTTCAGTGACGCATCTCACACAGAAGAGGCAGCAGTGAGGACAGGGTAaactggggagctcagagcTGTTTGTCAATATACAGTGTGGCCTTAGTAAGATGGTGAGACCCAGAGCTCTCGATCACCAGCAGGGAATGAGCTGCCCTGGTTCACTTGGCAGCCAGATGGAGCAGGAGTGCCTGGGTGGGACGGGCTGTTCTTCTACTGAGCAGAGTCCCCCAGGACATGGACTGAGTCCTGGGAGACCCTGAGTTGGCTGCCTTcaactttttctcctcttcctcaccagcACAAGTCTGAGGATCCCAGGTAGCAGCACCACCATTGGGGAGAAGCTGGAAAAGTACACCTCAGCCGTCCAGGTACCAGGCTGGcatggggggtggtggtggggtgctGGACCTGAATGGGGAGAGAACTGAGCTGCACCGAACAACCAGTGCTAATGGGGTTGATGTAGGTGACCCCAGGAAGAAAGAGGGATCCACCTCAGGGtttgaggagcagggaggggataTCCATTGGACAGGGCCATGGGGATGCTGATCAGTCCAGCTTGGGGCAGCAGCGGAGCAAGCCCGTGAGCTGGtgatgggcagggagggagcagaccCTACTGGGCTTGGGGCATGAGCCAAAAGCAGGACTTTGCTTTTTACTGCTTGGGGTGCAACACTACCTCTGCTGATgcccctctctcctcccagcGCTCAGAGGTGGTGAAATCATCCCTGAATATTCAGAAGAGCCGCTTGCTGTCCTCGGAGGGGGTGGCCAGCAAACGCAACTTCTTCGAGGCAAGCGTTCCCAGCAAGGCTGAGCCACTTGCTGTCAGGAAGGTaagggcaggagctggcccGAGCGAGGACCTTCCAGAGGGGTCTTGTACTGGGGCAGGCGCCAACCTTTTGGACAGATCTTCCTGGCTCTGGATACCAGCACACAgtgcagcaggctgctgcctggATGCAGTTTGGTGGGGGTTTGGTGCTTGTTGAGCAGTAcgagccagggctgggctcgGGCACCAGCTGCCACCGAAACTGTGCTCTGGCAGTGTGTGGGTTTGTGCCGATGTGCTGTTATTTGAGGAGCTGGGATGGAGCCAAGGTGTAGGCTGGTCTCTGCCTGTTAGTTTTGCTCAGTCTCCCTGTGCCCTGTGGACGGTCCTGGGTTATGTTTGTGCAGTGGGACAACTGGTGCTGTAACCCTGGTGTCCCCCTCTGTGCCACAGGACAACCTGAAGATCACAGGTTCGGTGACGTCCCGCATTAATCTGTGGATCAGCCGAGCTCAGGAGCCTGCcaaggaggaaaagagcaagGTACCAGCTTGTGTTGACACCTCAGGCTAGAGCCCTGAGACCAGGCAGCCTGGTGGGACATGTCCCTGCACCTGGGGCGGTGGGGCTTAAGGGGCTGATGAACCCTCAGCTGAACCCATTAAAGCATTGGAGAGGAATTTAACAAGGGCTGGAGGTTTGGGTGCTGCAGGACCACCACAGTGAGATGTCAGGGCTCTACTTGTCACTGCGTCCTGATCACGAGCCCAAAATGCCCaaggcagctgctcccagcccttggtggggtgaggagggagCAAGCACTGTGTCCCAGGGGACATGCAGGGGGACCTGACCCTAACACCAGTGAGAGAGATCACCCCAGCACCATCCCATCTCTGCCAGTGTCTGGAGGACTAGCTCTgacctggaggccactgggagATGAGACACATGCTCACTCCTTCAGCCCTGTTCTGTGGAGCTGGGAGACCCGTGTGTACCGAGAGGTCCTGCTGCATGTGGGGTCTGCAGTGAGCTGCAGCCCTCTGTGCATCTCAGCCCCCCAAAGCAGGGTGTCTTGTTGCTGTGGGGCAAAGTGCCCAGCTAAGGCGACTCAGAGGTCATCACTTTGCCGCTGCGGCTGCTCCAGGGATATGGATGTGAGGGAGACAGACAGGACACCCATTGGTCTCGGGGTAGTTAACTGTACCTGGAAAGGAGAGGTTCAGCAAGCCCTGGGAGGTGACACTGTTTGCAGCAATAAGGTGCTTTGCCattgctcccagcagctgcctgggtaCGGGACCAGGaggggcagctccagcccagccctgcagcctgggcaggcaAGCCCGGGCACCCGTGGCGCTGAGCAGCAGGGATTAACGCTGCCCAAACGTGTCTGTACcaggaggctgtgctggctcccTGTCTGCCAGGAAAAGGTTTGCTCCTGGGGTCACCCTGGGGTAAAGCTTGCAGCTCCTTTATCGGTTTTCCCTATAGTAACGCCTGCTGCCCTCCACCTCTGTGGGCTGGAGCTGCGCTTGGTTCGGAGGGTGTACCAAGTGCAGGAACTCAAAGCCGGCTGGTTTTACCTGGATCATGTATGCTTCAAGGTTGGGTTAAAGTCAGACCAAGGCAACACTGCACATGATCCATGAGGAAAACTTTATGCCACTTATGACTCTTCTCTTTGCAGGACATCAGGAAAGTCAACAGCCTGTCAAACCGTGATGTCTGGGTAAAGCAGCCTGGAGACGCCCCTGAAGACACCAAGGTAGACATGGAGCTGCTCTGAAAGTGGGTGCATGCTCTGAGCTAGGGGTGGAGGTgggacctgctgctggtgcaTCACCCACAGGGCAGGTGTGAGAGAACCCAGCTCTGGTGGGGACAGGGGTCGCGTGGGACACCCA
Encoded proteins:
- the LAD1 gene encoding ladinin-1 isoform X1, translating into MSFSRRNWSDLSSLARQRTLEDEEEQQRERRRRHRSLLSSTSTDEEPSSPRKDTSPASSRPPSLVKPVPPEDREERKLSEVLKTQEGRRTRSTMAVSEKLRQEKEQQEPGVGASRVEARMQLRAGQQSIQAGEQDQDVAKGRGDPPREQHPEPASERKVVLRGRLQDKERQGVETPRGEPRKEVGEPQQQPELGGCRLREVKILTRQGSRSMEEKAALVVTSSLDQQQPSRNPSKEVIQPSPTRDEPAEKSDTSPALVTYSSSIRRTSPRTVSFRVISRKQKEESQSPLTRSTSLRIPGSSTTIGEKLEKYTSAVQRSEVVKSSLNIQKSRLLSSEGVASKRNFFEASVPSKAEPLAVRKDNLKITGSVTSRINLWISRAQEPAKEEKSKDIRKVNSLSNRDVWVKQPGDAPEDTKL
- the LAD1 gene encoding ladinin-1 isoform X2; the encoded protein is MSFSRRNWSDLSSLARQRTLEDEEEQQRERRRRHRSLLSSTSTDEEPSSPRKDTSPASSRPPSLVKPVPPEDREERKLSEVLKTQEGRRTRSTMAVSEKLRQEKEQQEPGVGASRVEARMQLRAGQQSIQAGEQDQDVAKGRGDPPREQHPEPASERKVVLRGRLQDKERQGVETPRGEPRKEVGEPQQQPELGGCRLREVKILTRQGSRSMEEKAALVVTSSLDQQPSRNPSKEVIQPSPTRDEPAEKSDTSPALVTYSSSIRRTSPRTVSFRVISRKQKEESQSPLTRSTSLRIPGSSTTIGEKLEKYTSAVQRSEVVKSSLNIQKSRLLSSEGVASKRNFFEASVPSKAEPLAVRKDNLKITGSVTSRINLWISRAQEPAKEEKSKDIRKVNSLSNRDVWVKQPGDAPEDTKL
- the LAD1 gene encoding ladinin-1 isoform X3, giving the protein MSFSRRNWSDLSSLARQRTLEDEEEQQRERRRRHRSLLSSTSTDEEPSSPRKDTSPASSRPPSLVKPVPPEDREERKLSEVLKTQEGRRTRSTMAVSEKLRQEKEQQEPGVGASRVEARMQLRAGQQSIQAGEQDQDVAKGRGDPPREQHPEPASERKVVLRGRLQDKERQGVETPRGEPRKEVGEPQQQPELGGCRLREVKILTRQGSRSMEEKAALVVTSSLDQQVISRKQKEESQSPLTRSTSLRIPGSSTTIGEKLEKYTSAVQRSEVVKSSLNIQKSRLLSSEGVASKRNFFEASVPSKAEPLAVRKDNLKITGSVTSRINLWISRAQEPAKEEKSKDIRKVNSLSNRDVWVKQPGDAPEDTKL